The following DNA comes from Sparus aurata chromosome 3, fSpaAur1.1, whole genome shotgun sequence.
ACCCACGCCGTGGTGCGGGGCATCCCAGAGACCTTTGGGAAAGTGGTGGGAGACAGTCGTGAGAACGGGGAGGTCTCAGTGGACCTGGCCAAAGCTCAGCGTCAGTTTGGCTGCCTGACGGGAGCCCTGAGGCAGAAGGTGGGCCTGCAGCTGATCGAGATCCCCCCTGACCCCGAGCTGCCGGAGAGCTGGAGAATAGAGGATGTGGCGGTCATCCAGGGAGACACGGCGCTCATCACCAGGCCCTTCAAACAGCAGAGACGCAGCGAGGTAAATCAGGGGAGAAGACAATGGCTTTAGTCTAGTCGTGTCTGCTGCCTAATCCTCTGCACTTAATCTTGATTTGTGAGATAAAGGGCAGTTAGTAGCAGCCATGTGTTTCAGCTCATATCAGGATGGTGTGAAATCAGCCTGCAGCCGATATTtcacttgtttattttgtcGTTGATCCTTTACTGTTAcctttattatattatataactTTATTACTGTAATAATAACACTATACACTATGAACTGAATAGTAGATACAACCTCTAACCCTTACCGTCACATTTCAGGCTACGAATATAACCTTCAGACAACATTTCAGGAACATTCCATCAAGATTCTCTGAGAGTTGCTTTTCTGAAACCTTAACAGAACCTCTGAGGAACGTAACCTCAAGGTTCCCTAAAGGTTTTTACACACTAATCTTAAGACAGCTTTCAGGGAATGTTCTGTAAAGgtttaaaaacaacttttaaaggTTGCAAAAAAATCTTCAGTGAACCTTTAGGGAATGTTTCCTGAAGATTGCCTATTTGTTAAGATGTGATTTGGTGGTGTTTAATGCTACGTGTCCTGTTAATCATTGGttatgtttaattttactgtaaGTTTTCTAGTAAGTTCAGTGGAACAAACCGTGTATTTGGATAAAATAGGACTTTTATGGGAGAGCAACTTTTTTTGGAAAGTGTAAAGTTTAATCTTTATATATGTTGAATCCTCTACAGCAGGAAAGCTCTCACAATAGTTTGCAGTTATTTATCATATGTGTTCTTAACAAAACTGAATATTAagaattaaattattattaaatgaaatgataataattGAATCTAAAATGTCGTTCGGGGAGTAATTGATGTAATTGATCTGAGATAAGAATGAATGTGTTTCTTTCTCCACTCCCTCACTCGTCATCTCTCCAGGCGGAGGCAGTGAGGAGGGTGATGTCAGAGCTCAACCTGACCGTGGTGGAGATGGGGGCTGAGGAGGGAGACTCCGCAGGGGCCACGCTGGAGGGCAGCGATGTCCTCTTCACAGGGAGGGAGTTCTTTGTCGGCATCTCATCCCACACCAACCGCAGGGGGGCGGAGGTGCTGGCAGACACCTTCAGGGTAAGAGGCACGAAGAGCAGATGCAGATATCTCTTATCTTATCTCTTATCTTGATCTCCAATCACTGGAAGTTTAATATATTGCGTTTTTGGTGATGGTGTGAACTTCTGGCtctattaaaaacagacaaaagctcACCAATAAACCATAAAATGACCAGCATAAATTGTAACCCAGTGCAACAAAAATAGTCTGAGAGCCAAAATGCTTGTCAGAAAACAAACCCAGCTGCCAAAGTGAGCAGGTGGCCGCTTGCTGTATTGCATTCTGGGGAATTATAATCAGTAAACATTGATAAATGAGGTCGCTGCCTTGGCCAAATAATGGAGACCACACAGCAGGCCCCCTCTGGCCCGACACGACCCGCCCATTAGTATTGATTCCCTCACTTCTCTTAAGTGCAATTTACGCACTTCTACttttcttaacacacacacacacactttgcatcCACTTGTGCTGAATGTGTGCGTTGttactttatgtgtgtgtgtgtgtgtttgtgtctggtATGAATTAGTGTGGGTGGGAGGGTTCATGTGGTCAGAACGGGGGTGGAAGAGGAAGACCAGCTCAGACATCCTCCGAATGTTTAcaccagcatttaaaaaaatttgttttttttttctcaatacaATATGTCCCAAGTGCTTATTACATATTTA
Coding sequences within:
- the ddah2 gene encoding N(G),N(G)-dimethylarginine dimethylaminohydrolase 2, producing the protein MANMCPYGKFTHAVVRGIPETFGKVVGDSRENGEVSVDLAKAQRQFGCLTGALRQKVGLQLIEIPPDPELPESWRIEDVAVIQGDTALITRPFKQQRRSEAEAVRRVMSELNLTVVEMGAEEGDSAGATLEGSDVLFTGREFFVGISSHTNRRGAEVLADTFRDFAVSTVPVCGGARLKNVCSMGGPDTIIFSSSDGAKKTLRMMEQLTDHHYEVLTVPEESAANCVYIKGPSSRDFLLHRPAEECPDSASAFQKLQDYTLLPTACSEASKLGASLSSLCLLINRKHTYF